In Canis aureus isolate CA01 chromosome 12, VMU_Caureus_v.1.0, whole genome shotgun sequence, a genomic segment contains:
- the LOC144281373 gene encoding uncharacterized protein LOC144281373, whose translation MPGKEAGWGLGPRSRWTRAVGLVGLSQRLLQLGTDAWRVGEWWESPSGPWASGVGWSSGGGGAASGLGTRAGRAPVWVLRKGPLLPSTRSESLGPTGSPVAGGERRSRQPSPAVWGREAGTRLFQDPQRAEKLGFGGMGVSPVEEGTSGRRERCSRTGLDALGERSVYWSAVLWNCPGQVFLGRR comes from the exons ATGCCGGGGAAGGAAGCC GGCTGGGGGCTCGGGCCCAGAAGCCGATGGACGAGGGCCGTGGGGCTCGTGGGGCTTTCTCAGCGGCTGCTGCAGCTGGGAACAGACGCCTGGCGAGTCGGGGAGTGGTGGGAGTCGCCTTCCGGGCCTTGGGCGTCCGGTGTAGGTTGGTCCTCCGGGGGAGGTGGGGCGGCCTCGGGGCTCGGCACCCGAGCAGGCCGGGCCCCCGTGTGGGTCCTGCGGAAGGGGCCGCTGCTGCCTTCTACTAGGTCGGAGAGCTTGGGCCCGACGGGGAGCCCGGTGGCCGGAGGCGAGCGGCGGAGCCGGCAGCCAAGCCCTGCCGTCTGGGGCAGAGAAGCGGGTACTCGGCTGTTCCAGGACCCGCAG CGAGCCGAAAAGTTAGGATTCGGAGGTATGGGAGTCTCTCCGGTGGAGGAGGGCACCTCGGGGAGGCGTGAACGCTGTTCCAGGACGGGACTTGATGCATTAGGTGAACGCTCTGTGTACTGGAGTGCAGTGCTTTGGAATTGCCCTGGCCAGGTTTTCTTGGGCCGAAGATGA